Proteins found in one Pontibacter sp. SGAir0037 genomic segment:
- a CDS encoding RagB/SusD family nutrient uptake outer membrane protein, producing MKRYIISLLILGSLATSCNGLLDEDLRSGLTSEFISTGEGLEAAVVAAYQPLRQYYGVERGMTTTVFGTDTYMQGSDGGFKYFDAYSAQLDARNTYCREIWNNFYIGINTTNAIIERAPAISSMNNVTRDIRIGEAKFLRAHHYFVLVQMFGPVHITLSETQAVETASARSSVADVYDVIVKDLEDAIAKLPSTTNDWGRATKPAAEHLLARVLLTRASSVAAQQTDYQRAADLAKGVISNYNYVLLPNISDVFAQGNENNSETIFAAQYINDQIYNGDGANNASRFVLMEYDVQPGMKRDLPNGTPWKRFRPTDFLLNNVYADRTHDVRYEKFFKSVFYANNAASIPKINGVPAYSVGDTAIWLPGKELPANVIASKPYQVLTPSKYTPKLYPSLTKFEDAQRPDNQAAGVRDFPMMRLAETYLIAAEALLMSGKAEEAADYINTLRLRSARVGATPEETAQHQQAMMVTAGDLDIDFILDERARELIGEMFRWFDLVRTGKLVERVKAHNPYGGQNIRSFHVLRPIPQEQIDRTTSEFAQNEGY from the coding sequence ATGAAACGATATATAATTAGCCTTTTAATATTGGGAAGCCTTGCCACATCGTGTAATGGCCTGCTGGATGAGGATCTTCGCTCTGGACTTACCAGTGAATTTATAAGCACCGGCGAGGGGCTGGAGGCTGCAGTAGTAGCTGCGTACCAACCATTGCGACAGTATTATGGAGTGGAAAGAGGCATGACAACTACTGTGTTCGGTACTGATACTTACATGCAGGGGTCTGATGGCGGGTTTAAATACTTCGACGCTTATTCTGCTCAACTAGATGCCCGTAATACTTACTGTAGAGAGATATGGAACAATTTTTATATCGGTATAAATACCACAAATGCCATTATTGAGCGGGCACCGGCAATTTCAAGTATGAACAATGTTACCCGGGATATCAGAATAGGAGAAGCTAAATTCCTGAGGGCGCATCATTATTTTGTACTGGTACAGATGTTTGGGCCGGTACATATCACCCTCAGCGAAACACAAGCTGTTGAGACAGCATCAGCTCGCTCCAGTGTAGCGGATGTTTATGACGTAATTGTAAAAGACCTGGAAGATGCTATTGCAAAACTTCCTTCCACCACAAATGACTGGGGCCGTGCCACCAAGCCTGCCGCTGAACACCTGCTTGCCAGGGTATTGCTGACGAGAGCATCGTCTGTAGCTGCGCAGCAAACAGACTATCAGCGTGCAGCAGACCTTGCAAAGGGAGTGATAAGTAATTACAACTATGTGCTGCTGCCAAATATATCAGATGTATTTGCTCAGGGCAATGAGAACAACTCAGAGACAATTTTTGCAGCGCAGTATATCAACGACCAGATTTATAACGGAGATGGGGCTAACAATGCCAGCCGTTTTGTGTTAATGGAATACGATGTGCAGCCAGGCATGAAGCGGGATCTGCCAAACGGAACACCCTGGAAGAGGTTTCGCCCGACAGACTTCCTTTTAAACAATGTTTATGCTGACAGAACCCATGATGTACGCTATGAAAAGTTTTTCAAAAGTGTCTTCTACGCAAACAATGCAGCCTCAATACCTAAAATTAACGGCGTACCGGCCTACAGTGTAGGAGATACTGCCATTTGGCTTCCAGGCAAAGAGCTTCCTGCCAATGTTATTGCAAGTAAGCCTTATCAGGTGCTTACACCAAGCAAATATACACCAAAGCTTTATCCCTCTTTAACTAAATTTGAGGATGCTCAACGACCTGATAACCAGGCGGCAGGTGTGCGCGATTTTCCAATGATGCGGCTGGCCGAAACGTACCTGATAGCTGCGGAAGCACTTTTGATGAGTGGCAAAGCTGAGGAAGCCGCAGATTATATCAACACCCTTAGGCTCAGGTCTGCCAGAGTAGGAGCTACTCCTGAAGAAACAGCACAGCACCAACAAGCCATGATGGTAACGGCCGGGGATTTGGACATAGATTTTATCCTGGATGAACGCGCACGTGAGCTGATCGGAGAGATGTTCCGCTGGTTTGACCTGGTAAGAACAGGAAAACTTGTTGAGCGCGTAAAAGCCCATAATCCTTATGGGGGGCAAAACATTAGAAGTTTCCATGTCTTGCGTCCCATCCCGCAGGAACAGATTGACCGTACTACCTCTGAATTTGCACAAAACGAAGGTTATTAG
- a CDS encoding TonB-dependent receptor has product MTIFTKFSCAVLLVCLTGLSVKAQLVASAEGVRPPLNVNPKVADVVIQGRVTSGKGEPLPGVTVVVKGTSTGATTGVEGTYSLRLSEASGTLVFSFIGFIAKEVPINGKTTINVILQEDTKTLEEVVVVGYGTQKKSDVTGAVSSVKAEEIKELPVTNAAQALQGRVAGVNVVMSGTKPGAGVEVRVRGNRSFSANNDPLYVVDGIPITGGINDIAPQDIASLEVLKDASATAIYGSRGANGVVLVTTRRGTVGKPQITYDTFVGFSKALGKVDMMNGAEFAEYKRESRRASDNYDDNDPQAADVELFEPVELESIRLGRSTDYQELMLRRGLIQNHQLGVNGGTEDTRYSISLNYFEDNGIIKIQDMSRFTLRVNLDQQIGKRIKLGVSTLASKSVLNGLDLNPYDDALLENPLGVPYDEAGNIIFLPTNDGLRSNPISEIQEGANINKEDRFRLFSSLYGELTLAEGLTYRLNFGPDIIQSRKGNFRGRLTNERRNNDPTASTDENQVFNYTLENILNYNKTFAEKHSLNFTGLYSVQQRKQEGSNVNVLGVPAEGMEYYNLGAAAKVTGVGSFYEKWNILSYMARVNYGYDSRYLLTLTGRADGSSRFAKGQKWGFFPSVALGWNVSNEAFMQGISWLTTLRLRASYGETGNTGINPYQTQGSLSRTTYSFGNTGLFGFRPGAIRNDALQWESTSSYNIGTDFGFWNNRVSGSLEFYRQSTRDLLLQRQLPLTSGFSNVLENIGSTQNTGVEMTLSAVLIAGNDFNWSVDLNAFANREKIIELYGGKVDDIGSQWFIGQPINVYYDYEKIGIWQTEEAELAKVYGQKPGEIRVRDVNNDNKITADDRIILGTPRPTWQGGMTHRFSYKNFDLSFFVFGQFGNTIISNLHEGQTVNLFGRYNSLDVDYWTPANPTNAYPRPNQNQESPIYVSTLRYFDGSFIKIRNINFGYNLPQSLTEKIGIGSIRVYATAQQPLIFSSYVRDHKGIDPEFPRQDTPSYSQYLLGLNVRF; this is encoded by the coding sequence ATGACGATTTTTACAAAATTTTCATGTGCTGTGCTGCTGGTTTGCCTTACAGGGTTATCTGTAAAAGCACAACTTGTAGCCTCAGCAGAGGGCGTTAGACCGCCACTCAACGTTAATCCTAAAGTGGCGGATGTTGTCATTCAGGGAAGAGTCACGTCAGGGAAAGGTGAACCACTGCCTGGGGTTACGGTTGTCGTAAAAGGAACCTCTACCGGGGCAACTACGGGTGTGGAAGGTACTTATTCGCTGCGCCTTTCAGAAGCATCCGGTACATTGGTGTTTTCTTTTATAGGGTTTATTGCCAAAGAGGTGCCTATAAACGGAAAAACAACCATTAATGTCATTTTACAAGAAGATACCAAAACACTGGAAGAAGTGGTCGTTGTAGGGTATGGTACACAGAAGAAAAGTGATGTAACAGGTGCTGTTAGTTCAGTTAAGGCAGAAGAAATAAAAGAACTGCCCGTAACAAACGCAGCCCAGGCGCTGCAGGGGCGGGTAGCAGGTGTGAATGTGGTCATGTCGGGTACAAAGCCTGGTGCAGGTGTGGAGGTAAGGGTGCGTGGAAACCGTTCTTTCTCAGCTAATAATGACCCTTTATATGTAGTAGACGGTATTCCGATAACTGGCGGAATCAATGATATTGCACCTCAGGATATTGCCTCCTTAGAAGTATTAAAAGACGCCTCGGCAACTGCTATTTATGGGTCTCGGGGTGCCAATGGAGTTGTGCTTGTCACTACCCGGAGAGGAACCGTTGGTAAACCTCAGATAACCTATGATACTTTTGTCGGCTTCTCAAAAGCTTTAGGCAAAGTAGATATGATGAACGGAGCTGAGTTCGCAGAATATAAGCGGGAGTCGAGAAGAGCGAGCGATAATTACGACGATAACGACCCGCAGGCTGCAGATGTGGAATTGTTTGAACCTGTTGAACTGGAGTCTATTCGTTTAGGTCGCTCTACAGATTATCAGGAGCTCATGCTGCGAAGAGGATTGATCCAGAACCACCAGCTCGGTGTAAACGGTGGCACCGAAGACACCCGATACTCGATTTCACTAAACTATTTTGAAGATAACGGCATCATCAAGATTCAGGACATGTCCCGCTTTACCCTGCGCGTTAACCTTGATCAGCAAATAGGAAAACGTATTAAGCTCGGCGTATCTACATTGGCAAGTAAAAGTGTGTTAAATGGACTGGATCTAAATCCATATGATGATGCGCTACTGGAAAATCCACTCGGTGTTCCTTATGATGAAGCCGGCAACATTATCTTTCTACCAACAAACGATGGATTGCGTTCTAACCCGATAAGTGAAATACAAGAGGGCGCTAATATCAATAAAGAAGATCGCTTCCGCCTTTTTAGCAGTCTTTACGGTGAGTTAACACTTGCCGAAGGGCTCACTTACAGGCTTAACTTTGGCCCGGATATTATCCAGAGCCGAAAGGGTAATTTCAGGGGGCGTTTAACAAATGAACGACGTAATAACGATCCTACTGCCAGTACTGATGAAAACCAGGTGTTCAATTACACGCTCGAGAATATCCTGAATTATAACAAAACCTTTGCTGAAAAACATAGCCTGAACTTTACAGGCTTATACAGTGTGCAGCAGCGTAAGCAGGAAGGCTCTAATGTAAATGTACTGGGGGTGCCTGCTGAAGGCATGGAGTACTACAACCTAGGGGCAGCTGCAAAGGTAACGGGTGTCGGATCATTTTACGAAAAATGGAATATTTTATCCTATATGGCGCGCGTAAACTATGGATATGATAGCCGCTATCTATTAACATTAACAGGTCGTGCCGATGGCTCTTCACGATTTGCCAAAGGGCAGAAATGGGGATTCTTTCCTTCTGTTGCACTAGGTTGGAATGTTTCTAATGAAGCATTCATGCAAGGTATCTCATGGTTAACAACTTTACGTCTGCGTGCCAGTTATGGTGAAACAGGAAATACAGGTATAAACCCTTATCAGACACAGGGATCTTTATCCCGTACAACCTACTCCTTTGGCAATACCGGCTTGTTTGGGTTTAGGCCTGGAGCTATCAGGAACGATGCTTTGCAGTGGGAATCAACCAGTTCATACAATATAGGCACTGATTTTGGCTTCTGGAATAACCGTGTTTCAGGTAGTCTGGAATTCTATCGCCAGAGCACCAGGGACTTGCTCTTGCAGCGCCAGCTCCCCCTAACCAGTGGTTTTAGCAATGTGCTGGAGAATATAGGCAGTACCCAGAATACAGGTGTAGAAATGACTTTATCTGCCGTGCTTATTGCTGGCAATGATTTTAACTGGTCGGTAGACTTAAATGCCTTTGCTAACAGAGAAAAAATAATAGAGCTATATGGGGGCAAGGTAGATGATATCGGTAGTCAATGGTTTATAGGTCAACCGATAAACGTGTACTATGACTATGAAAAAATCGGGATCTGGCAAACAGAAGAGGCGGAGCTTGCAAAGGTGTACGGGCAGAAGCCCGGCGAAATAAGAGTTAGAGATGTAAACAATGATAACAAAATTACGGCTGACGACAGGATAATACTAGGAACTCCAAGGCCAACCTGGCAAGGAGGTATGACACACCGTTTTTCTTATAAAAACTTTGACCTTTCGTTTTTTGTATTCGGGCAATTCGGCAACACCATCATCAGTAATCTCCATGAAGGGCAGACAGTTAACTTGTTCGGCCGCTACAACAGCTTAGACGTAGACTACTGGACTCCTGCTAATCCTACCAATGCTTATCCAAGGCCAAATCAGAACCAGGAGAGCCCCATTTATGTGAGTACCCTGCGCTATTTCGATGGATCATTTATCAAGATAAGGAACATCAACTTTGGGTATAACCTGCCCCAGTCGCTTACTGAAAAGATAGGCATTGGCTCAATAAGGGTTTATGCTACGGCACAGCAACCACTCATCTTTTCATCTTATGTAAGAGATCACAAAGGTATAGATCCTGAATTTCCGCGTCAGGATACGCCGTCCTATTCTCAGTACCTGTTAGGGTTAAATGTTAGATTCTAA
- a CDS encoding BCCT family transporter yields MGKVKSNTHRSLGLEVNGPVFWSSIAFLVVSIALVLVFRESAEAFFSEVQVAVTSSMGWLFILSVNLFVAFCLYVAFSRFGAIRLGGKDAKPEFTTSAWFAMLFSAGMGIGLLFWSIAEPINHFQTPPLGEPGTPAAARQAMNFTFLHWGLHAWAIYALVALALAFFTYNRQLPLTVRSAFYPFLGERIHGMVGHIIDTLAVIATLFGLATSLGLGVQQVAAGLNHVFPAIVNNITTQIILIMVITGIATISVVTGVDKGVRILSEWNIRIALFILVAVLVLGPTVFILGSYVQNTGSYIGNFMQLSFWNEAYSTRNWQGSWTVFYWAWWISWAPFVGIFIARVSKGRTIKEFVLGVLIAPTLLSFLWMTAFGSTALREALAGDATIANAVAADMSTALFVFFEQLPFSTVLSVIGVLLVAGFFVTSSDSGSLVVVSLTSGGNPNPSVGLRVFWALAGGAVAAVLLLGGGLQALQTAVIITGLPFAIILLLMCYSLYRGLDEEAAEETKLGKAQQRKAYQQLVGEMLAKRAQKLGTGTPELKKDHPTPPNPDAL; encoded by the coding sequence ATGGGTAAAGTAAAAAGTAACACACACAGGTCTTTGGGGCTGGAGGTAAACGGTCCGGTATTCTGGTCGTCCATCGCTTTTCTGGTAGTCAGCATCGCGCTGGTGCTTGTCTTCCGGGAGAGTGCCGAGGCATTTTTCAGTGAGGTGCAAGTGGCCGTCACCTCCAGTATGGGCTGGCTCTTTATACTCAGCGTAAATCTCTTTGTAGCGTTCTGCCTGTATGTAGCCTTCAGCCGATTTGGTGCGATAAGGCTGGGCGGCAAAGACGCCAAGCCTGAATTCACCACCTCGGCCTGGTTTGCCATGCTTTTCAGCGCGGGTATGGGCATAGGCCTACTTTTCTGGAGCATAGCCGAGCCCATCAACCACTTTCAGACACCCCCTCTCGGGGAGCCCGGCACACCCGCCGCGGCGAGGCAGGCTATGAACTTCACTTTCCTGCATTGGGGACTGCACGCCTGGGCCATCTACGCACTGGTTGCGCTGGCGCTGGCGTTCTTTACCTATAACCGGCAGCTGCCCCTGACCGTGCGCTCTGCCTTCTATCCTTTTTTAGGTGAGCGGATTCATGGCATGGTGGGGCACATCATCGATACATTGGCTGTGATTGCCACGCTTTTCGGCCTGGCAACCTCGCTGGGGCTAGGGGTGCAACAGGTGGCTGCGGGGCTAAATCATGTATTCCCAGCCATTGTGAACAATATCACTACTCAAATTATACTTATCATGGTCATCACTGGTATCGCAACGATTTCTGTTGTAACCGGTGTAGACAAGGGCGTACGCATCCTGAGCGAGTGGAATATACGCATTGCCCTGTTTATACTGGTGGCGGTGCTGGTGCTGGGGCCAACCGTTTTTATACTTGGCTCCTATGTGCAGAACACCGGCTCCTACATCGGTAACTTCATGCAGCTCTCGTTCTGGAACGAGGCCTACTCTACCAGGAACTGGCAGGGCTCCTGGACGGTTTTCTACTGGGCCTGGTGGATTTCATGGGCACCGTTCGTGGGTATTTTTATTGCGCGGGTGTCTAAGGGCAGGACCATTAAGGAGTTTGTACTGGGCGTGTTGATCGCTCCAACCCTGCTCTCTTTCCTATGGATGACCGCCTTCGGCAGCACGGCGCTACGCGAAGCGCTGGCCGGTGACGCGACCATCGCGAATGCTGTAGCTGCAGATATGTCTACCGCCCTGTTTGTATTCTTCGAGCAACTGCCCTTCTCTACTGTACTTTCCGTGATTGGGGTACTGCTGGTGGCAGGTTTTTTTGTGACCTCTTCCGACTCCGGTTCGCTAGTGGTCGTAAGCCTTACATCCGGCGGTAACCCGAACCCTTCGGTGGGACTGCGTGTTTTTTGGGCACTGGCTGGTGGCGCTGTGGCCGCAGTGCTCTTGCTTGGCGGGGGCCTGCAGGCCTTGCAAACGGCCGTTATTATTACGGGGCTCCCTTTTGCCATTATCCTTTTGCTGATGTGTTACAGCCTTTACCGGGGCCTTGACGAGGAAGCCGCGGAAGAAACTAAACTGGGCAAGGCACAACAACGAAAAGCATACCAGCAGCTTGTCGGCGAAATGCTTGCCAAGCGTGCCCAAAAGCTGGGTACTGGAACTCCGGAACTCAAAAAAGATCATCCTACACCACCAAATCCTGATGCATTATGA
- a CDS encoding universal stress protein yields the protein MITIDAMMVCLDLSDIDEKLVAFARSICERLEVRKVYFVHNIKLYELSDEFREWFGDIDLGREIEGNMQDIVAEQFGNVTDYEILVSEEPNTEVILADLVKRYKVKLTVLGKKTSDKSTGALGTKLLRILPCSVLVFPEKAPFNIQKVLVPIDFSDASVHALRLSKNLSDQLRLQLEIMHVYRLPSQFFPLISEEKAVKKAEESVKEKFAQLQKRHQEISTVPYALVRAANKSIAERIALHLEKGRHNLLVLGLKGNNPLPSLSLGSVPTELYNTDIQVPLWLVYSEDVIQ from the coding sequence ATGATTACGATTGACGCCATGATGGTCTGCCTCGACCTAAGCGACATAGACGAAAAACTGGTTGCCTTTGCCCGCTCCATCTGTGAGCGCCTGGAGGTACGCAAAGTATACTTTGTGCATAACATCAAACTATACGAGCTTAGCGACGAATTTAGAGAATGGTTCGGAGATATAGACCTTGGCCGCGAGATCGAGGGCAACATGCAGGATATTGTGGCCGAGCAGTTTGGTAACGTTACTGATTACGAGATACTCGTCAGCGAGGAGCCGAACACAGAGGTTATACTCGCCGACCTGGTAAAGCGCTACAAGGTAAAGCTAACCGTTCTTGGGAAGAAGACGAGCGACAAAAGCACGGGAGCCTTGGGTACAAAGCTGTTGCGCATACTTCCGTGCAGCGTGCTGGTGTTCCCCGAAAAGGCTCCTTTTAACATACAAAAAGTGTTGGTCCCGATAGACTTTTCAGATGCCTCTGTTCACGCACTCAGGCTAAGTAAAAACTTATCTGATCAATTGCGTCTTCAGCTGGAAATTATGCACGTATACCGCCTCCCAAGCCAGTTCTTCCCACTCATCTCAGAAGAGAAAGCCGTTAAAAAAGCGGAAGAATCGGTCAAAGAAAAATTTGCTCAACTGCAGAAACGGCACCAGGAGATAAGCACTGTTCCTTATGCCTTGGTAAGAGCTGCCAACAAGAGCATCGCAGAGCGTATTGCCCTGCACTTAGAAAAAGGCCGTCACAACTTGCTGGTACTGGGCCTGAAGGGTAACAACCCGCTGCCTTCGCTGAGTCTGGGCAGCGTGCCTACCGAGCTGTATAACACCGATATCCAAGTGCCGCTTTGGCTGGTGTACTCCGAGGATGTTATTCAGTAG
- a CDS encoding site-2 protease family protein — protein sequence MFGVNDIPKFFLAFFLVLPIISLVHEAGHVFFAWLMGGRNIKVTVGSGEVLFRAGLLEVRKYYFWYGLCSFDNLKRNHRFANILIFSGGALFNAVTTVVVIYLIENKTLEPTMATYQFTYFSLYYIFFALLPMAYPGGSYSDGKIILDLIRHRKQLGERTYRIQWNEEKRQWCVLNHEGELVQSFDEEDKALAKAHEVAQNNRPSRLINSKDDKEVEVQNYPRIPL from the coding sequence ATGTTTGGAGTAAATGATATACCGAAGTTCTTTCTTGCCTTTTTCCTTGTGCTTCCCATCATTTCGCTTGTGCACGAGGCAGGGCATGTTTTCTTTGCCTGGCTGATGGGGGGGAGGAACATCAAAGTCACCGTCGGCAGCGGTGAGGTGCTGTTCCGTGCCGGCCTGCTGGAGGTGCGCAAATATTATTTCTGGTACGGCCTCTGCTCCTTCGACAACCTGAAGCGCAATCACCGTTTTGCCAATATTCTCATCTTCTCAGGCGGTGCGCTGTTTAACGCTGTAACGACGGTCGTTGTGATTTACCTGATTGAGAATAAGACCCTTGAGCCGACTATGGCGACTTACCAGTTCACCTACTTCTCACTTTACTACATCTTTTTCGCGCTTCTGCCCATGGCCTACCCCGGTGGAAGCTATAGCGACGGCAAGATTATTCTGGACCTGATCCGTCACAGGAAGCAGTTGGGGGAGCGAACATACCGTATACAGTGGAACGAGGAAAAGAGGCAGTGGTGTGTGCTGAACCATGAAGGAGAACTGGTACAATCTTTTGATGAGGAGGATAAGGCACTTGCCAAAGCACATGAAGTGGCACAAAATAACCGTCCCAGCCGCTTAATCAACAGCAAAGACGATAAAGAGGTGGAGGTGCAGAACTACCCGCGGATTCCGCTGTAG